A region from the Desulfovibrio sp. genome encodes:
- a CDS encoding AEC family transporter produces the protein MFHALFAVIPVFCVIAFGALLRARDVLPENAGPVLGVYVLKVALPLLILHLLAGARPEDLSRGGFWLGLIGSQMVVYVLGYMGDKLFSRRGIGPAVISGFSCSACNAAFVGLPIVSNLWPGNTEAMLVAGLAILTPNVVIILAQARLDILAGSLAWKGGNPLSFAGSLVRIFILGNPLLLATLAGAVLSMSRLGLWEPLDRAISLVGYTAAPCMLLALGLDLRQKLALATRRSHGGMALRQVWFIFCKLVLHPLLCWGILHVMGITGLWLVIPVLISATATALLVSVIAEVYSAVPEEAALTAVVTNGVSILTLTGFVWLFHAMGML, from the coding sequence ATGTTTCATGCACTTTTTGCTGTTATCCCCGTATTTTGCGTCATTGCCTTCGGAGCGCTGCTGAGGGCGCGCGACGTTTTACCCGAAAACGCCGGGCCAGTGCTTGGCGTCTACGTGCTCAAGGTGGCCCTGCCGCTGCTCATTTTGCACCTGCTGGCCGGGGCACGCCCCGAAGATTTGTCCAGAGGCGGCTTCTGGCTGGGCCTCATCGGGTCGCAGATGGTCGTCTATGTGCTTGGGTACATGGGAGACAAGCTGTTCAGCCGCCGGGGCATCGGCCCCGCCGTCATCAGCGGGTTTTCCTGCTCGGCCTGCAACGCGGCCTTTGTGGGCCTGCCCATTGTGTCCAACCTCTGGCCCGGCAACACCGAAGCCATGCTGGTGGCGGGCCTCGCCATCCTCACGCCCAATGTCGTCATTATTCTGGCGCAGGCCAGGCTTGACATCCTGGCCGGTTCTCTGGCCTGGAAAGGCGGCAACCCGCTGAGTTTTGCCGGCAGTCTGGTGCGCATCTTCATTCTGGGCAATCCCCTGCTGCTGGCCACCCTGGCGGGCGCGGTGCTCTCCATGTCACGATTGGGCCTGTGGGAACCCCTGGATCGCGCCATAAGCCTTGTGGGCTATACGGCCGCACCCTGCATGCTGCTGGCTCTGGGGCTTGACCTGCGGCAAAAGCTTGCTCTTGCTACCCGCCGCTCGCATGGCGGAATGGCGCTGCGGCAGGTGTGGTTCATCTTCTGCAAGCTGGTGCTGCATCCCCTGTTGTGCTGGGGCATCCTGCACGTCATGGGCATCACTGGGCTGTGGCTGGTCATTCCCGTGCTTATCAGCGCTACGGCGACGGCCCTGCTGGTCAGCGTCATTGCCGAGGTTTACAGCGCCGTGCCTGAAGAGGCTGCCCTCACCGCCGTGGTGACCAACGGCGTGAGCATTCTGACCCTCACGGGCTTTGTGTGGTTGTTCCACGCCATGGGCATGCTTTAG
- the lipA gene encoding lipoyl synthase translates to MNKTTATPSCGDGAQKPLRMPPWLRRPLASDKRFFTTTGLVDDLGLFTVCKAANCPNRQECYSAGTATFLILGETCTRNCRFCNIHPGQTTAPSPDEPERVAKAAQTLGLRHIVITSVTRDDLEDGGAAHFARTIAAVRSALPASSIEVLIPDFQGDEAALRTVMAAAPDIINHNVETHPALYSRVRPQARYEQSLELLRRVHAAGGVAKSGLMVGLGETDDQVRQVVDDLHAAGCSIITIGQYLPPSKEHHPLDRYVTPEQFDAYAAYGKSLGIKHVFSAPLVRSSYQAGSFM, encoded by the coding sequence GTGAACAAAACCACCGCCACCCCCTCTTGCGGCGACGGCGCGCAAAAGCCCCTGCGCATGCCCCCCTGGCTGCGCCGCCCCCTGGCCTCTGACAAGCGCTTTTTCACCACCACCGGCCTTGTGGACGACCTGGGCCTTTTCACCGTGTGCAAGGCCGCCAACTGCCCCAACAGGCAGGAGTGTTACTCTGCGGGCACGGCCACCTTTCTGATCCTGGGTGAAACGTGTACGCGCAACTGCCGCTTCTGCAACATCCATCCGGGGCAGACCACAGCGCCCAGCCCTGACGAACCGGAGCGCGTGGCCAAGGCGGCCCAGACCCTCGGCCTCAGGCACATCGTCATAACCTCGGTCACGCGGGACGACCTGGAAGACGGCGGAGCCGCGCATTTTGCCCGCACCATTGCCGCAGTCAGAAGCGCCCTGCCCGCAAGCAGCATCGAGGTGCTCATTCCCGATTTTCAGGGGGATGAAGCCGCCCTGCGCACGGTCATGGCCGCCGCGCCCGACATCATCAATCACAATGTGGAAACGCATCCGGCCCTCTACAGCCGCGTGCGCCCCCAGGCCCGCTATGAACAGAGCCTGGAACTGCTGCGCCGCGTACACGCTGCGGGCGGCGTGGCCAAGAGCGGCCTTATGGTGGGCCTCGGCGAAACCGACGATCAGGTGCGCCAGGTGGTGGACGATCTGCACGCCGCGGGCTGTTCCATCATCACCATCGGCCAGTACCTGCCGCCCAGCAAGGAACACCACCCCCTCGACCGCTACGTGACCCCGGAACAGTTTGATGCCTACGCCGCGTACGGAAAATCCCTGGGCATCAAGCATGTGTTTTCCGCCCCGCTGGTGCGCAGCAGCTATCAGGCAGGCAGCTTTATGTAG
- the crcB gene encoding fluoride efflux transporter CrcB: MLKSVIAISLGASAGSVLRWGLGLMLNALFPPIPMGTLAANLIGGYCVGLAVSFFDFFPALPPEWRLLCITGFLGGLTTFSTFSAEVTALLQQQRLFMAVGAIGLHVFGSLLMTLLGIATFSLFKNLHI, from the coding sequence ATGCTGAAATCCGTCATTGCCATAAGCCTGGGGGCGTCGGCCGGCTCTGTTCTGCGCTGGGGGCTGGGACTCATGCTCAATGCGCTGTTTCCTCCAATCCCCATGGGTACGCTTGCGGCCAACCTCATCGGCGGCTACTGCGTTGGCCTTGCCGTCAGCTTTTTTGACTTTTTTCCGGCCCTGCCTCCGGAATGGCGACTCTTGTGCATTACCGGATTTCTGGGCGGACTCACGACATTTTCCACATTTTCCGCTGAAGTGACCGCTCTTTTGCAGCAGCAGCGCCTTTTCATGGCAGTGGGCGCCATCGGGCTGCACGTTTTCGGCTCCCTGCTCATGACGCTTCTGGGCATCGCCACGTTTTCCCTGTTCAAAAATCTACATATTTAG
- a CDS encoding MFS transporter has protein sequence MNTEVMPGLHSASQQEIPTKKRFVIVFCLFIGIFIAYLDRVNVSVLAANDPFLVEMGIKGIPVQIGMMMSVFLAAYGVANVVLSPLGDYLGPRKSMMFCIGLWTVSLFMGGIASTFTLIIASRVLLGIGEGVYYPLQSVFVKNWFPKQERGRANAAWVVGQSVAPAIAMPFFAYLIAGFGWRSNFWVCLVLGLIPLYLLWRHTADTPRQHKSINAAELSLIEDGQETPGPKAEVIPLKTRLSGFVGNYRYWLLVFWYLCLQCMYWGLITWLPSYLKTARNFSWQEMGWLASLPFVLSIIFKVFSGVLADKVGRSAPILMAAMFFAGICVYFGASTEHKYLSAVLLALAVAFCTMGTPVAWTLLQGIIPSSSMSTASGIMNGLANGLASLAPAMIGFFISTTGHYGGGLLCLVFTGAAATVAAGILALQKY, from the coding sequence ATGAACACAGAAGTGATGCCTGGCTTACATAGCGCGTCACAGCAGGAAATACCTACAAAAAAACGTTTTGTCATTGTTTTTTGTTTGTTCATTGGTATATTTATAGCTTATTTGGACAGAGTCAATGTTTCGGTGCTGGCCGCCAATGATCCCTTTTTGGTTGAGATGGGCATCAAGGGCATTCCGGTACAGATCGGCATGATGATGTCAGTGTTTCTGGCGGCGTACGGTGTGGCCAACGTGGTGCTGTCGCCCCTTGGAGACTATCTCGGCCCGCGCAAATCCATGATGTTTTGTATAGGGCTGTGGACAGTGTCGCTGTTTATGGGCGGCATTGCCTCCACCTTCACGCTGATCATCGCCAGCAGGGTGCTGCTCGGCATTGGCGAGGGCGTGTACTACCCGCTGCAAAGCGTGTTTGTAAAAAACTGGTTTCCAAAGCAGGAACGAGGCCGGGCCAATGCCGCCTGGGTTGTGGGCCAGTCTGTTGCTCCGGCCATAGCCATGCCGTTTTTCGCCTACCTGATCGCCGGGTTCGGCTGGCGCTCGAATTTCTGGGTGTGCCTGGTCTTGGGCTTGATCCCGCTTTACCTCCTTTGGCGGCACACCGCTGACACGCCCCGGCAACACAAGAGCATCAACGCGGCCGAACTTTCCCTGATTGAAGATGGGCAGGAAACGCCCGGCCCCAAGGCCGAAGTCATCCCGCTTAAAACACGTCTGAGCGGCTTTGTGGGCAACTACCGCTACTGGCTGCTGGTGTTCTGGTACCTTTGCCTGCAGTGCATGTACTGGGGACTCATCACCTGGCTGCCGAGTTACCTCAAGACAGCCAGAAACTTCAGCTGGCAGGAAATGGGCTGGCTGGCATCGCTGCCGTTCGTGCTTTCCATAATATTCAAGGTATTCAGCGGCGTTCTGGCCGACAAGGTGGGCAGAAGCGCGCCCATTCTCATGGCTGCCATGTTTTTCGCGGGCATCTGCGTGTACTTTGGGGCCTCCACGGAGCACAAGTATCTGTCCGCCGTGCTGCTGGCCCTGGCCGTGGCTTTCTGCACCATGGGCACGCCCGTGGCCTGGACCCTGCTTCAGGGCATCATTCCTTCTTCTTCAATGTCCACGGCTTCGGGCATCATGAACGGTCTGGCCAATGGCCTGGCCTCACTGGCCCCCGCCATGATCGGCTTCTTCATCTCTACCACCGGCCACTACGGCGGCGGGCTGCTCTGCCTCGTCTTCACAGGCGCAGCGGCAACGGTGGCGGCGGGCATTCTTGCCCTGCAAAAGTATTAA
- the lipB gene encoding lipoyl(octanoyl) transferase LipB: MLAFDLDRIGYLDAFALQERVLAWVQAGGDDVLLVLEHPPTVSIGKNSGAENVPPHLESLCKGHVDVVQSTRGGNVTCHFPGQLVAYPLIDLKKRSGGIRAYVHDLEEAAIRMLAHFGVTAARREGFPGVWTDGRKIASLGIAVKKYVTMHGLALNVAEDLSLFNFVTPCGLDGVVATSIARESAQAAPSMDAVKRAFIREFHAVFQPVAGEPPVMQGRDSLMTLLHSV; the protein is encoded by the coding sequence ATGCTGGCATTTGATCTTGACCGCATCGGCTATCTTGACGCATTCGCCCTGCAAGAGCGTGTACTGGCATGGGTACAGGCTGGCGGGGACGACGTTCTGCTGGTGCTTGAGCACCCGCCCACTGTGAGCATTGGCAAGAATTCCGGCGCGGAAAACGTGCCCCCCCACCTGGAATCCCTGTGTAAGGGCCATGTGGACGTGGTGCAGAGCACCAGAGGCGGCAACGTGACCTGCCATTTCCCCGGTCAGCTGGTGGCCTATCCCCTCATTGACCTGAAAAAGCGCTCCGGCGGCATCCGCGCCTATGTGCACGACCTTGAGGAGGCCGCCATCCGCATGCTGGCGCATTTTGGCGTCACCGCCGCCCGGCGCGAGGGCTTCCCCGGCGTGTGGACAGACGGCAGAAAGATCGCCTCCCTGGGCATTGCCGTAAAAAAATACGTGACCATGCACGGCCTGGCCCTTAACGTGGCCGAAGACCTCTCCCTTTTCAACTTTGTCACGCCCTGCGGACTGGACGGCGTTGTCGCCACTTCCATTGCCAGAGAATCCGCGCAGGCCGCGCCGTCCATGGACGCGGTCAAACGGGCCTTTATCAGGGAGTTTCACGCCGTTTTTCAGCCCGTTGCCGGGGAACCGCCCGTCATGCAGGGGCGCGACAGTCTTATGACCCTGCTTCACAGTGTATAA
- a CDS encoding mandelate racemase/muconate lactonizing enzyme family protein yields MKITSIDIIDVANDFQSATSKWRPVVVRINTDEGISGYGEVGLAYGVGASGGFGVARDLAGILLGMDPMRSEAIWEKMLRKTFWGQGGGGIFSAAMSGIDIALWDIKGKALNVPLYQLLGGKTRDKIRTYASQLQFGWGDGKDKAMLVEPEQYAEAALIAKAEGYDAIKVDVIAMDGEGRWNQQDLQGVLPDRILRRGYDRLAAMRKAIGPDVDIIVEMHSFTSTTSAIQFGRMIEELGVLYYEEPTMPLNPKQMKKISDNVAIPLAAGERIYWRWGYRPFLEDGSLSVIQPDICTCGGVSEVKKICDMAHIYDVTVQIHVCGGPISTAAALHMEAAIPNFMIHELHRYALLEPNTSTCVHNYMPEKGMYSVPELPGLGQELTKETLAASTVVTVK; encoded by the coding sequence ATGAAGATTACAAGCATTGATATTATTGACGTTGCCAATGATTTTCAGTCCGCCACCAGCAAATGGCGTCCGGTGGTTGTACGGATCAATACAGACGAGGGCATCAGCGGATACGGCGAGGTGGGGCTGGCCTACGGCGTGGGCGCCTCCGGCGGTTTCGGCGTGGCCAGGGATCTGGCAGGGATACTTCTGGGCATGGACCCCATGCGCAGTGAAGCCATCTGGGAAAAAATGCTGCGCAAGACGTTCTGGGGGCAGGGCGGCGGCGGCATTTTTTCGGCAGCCATGAGCGGCATAGACATAGCGTTGTGGGACATCAAGGGCAAAGCGCTCAACGTGCCCCTGTACCAGCTTCTTGGCGGTAAAACGCGCGACAAGATACGCACCTATGCCAGCCAGCTCCAGTTTGGCTGGGGCGACGGCAAGGACAAGGCCATGCTGGTTGAACCGGAACAGTACGCCGAAGCCGCGCTGATCGCCAAGGCTGAAGGGTACGACGCCATCAAGGTGGACGTCATCGCCATGGACGGCGAGGGCAGGTGGAACCAGCAGGATCTTCAGGGCGTTCTGCCCGACCGCATCCTGCGCAGGGGATACGACAGGCTGGCGGCCATGCGCAAGGCCATTGGCCCGGATGTGGACATCATAGTTGAAATGCATTCCTTCACGTCGACCACTTCGGCGATCCAGTTCGGCCGTATGATCGAGGAACTGGGCGTACTTTACTATGAAGAGCCGACCATGCCCCTGAACCCCAAGCAGATGAAGAAAATTTCGGACAATGTGGCCATTCCCCTGGCGGCAGGCGAGCGCATCTACTGGCGTTGGGGCTACAGACCTTTTCTTGAAGACGGCTCACTGAGCGTCATTCAGCCGGATATCTGCACCTGCGGCGGCGTTTCAGAAGTGAAAAAGATTTGCGACATGGCCCACATTTACGATGTGACGGTGCAGATCCACGTTTGCGGCGGCCCCATTTCCACGGCGGCGGCCCTGCATATGGAGGCGGCCATACCCAACTTCATGATTCACGAACTGCACCGGTATGCCCTGCTGGAACCCAATACCAGCACCTGCGTACACAACTATATGCCGGAAAAGGGCATGTATTCCGTGCCGGAACTGCCCGGCCTTGGTCAGGAACTTACCAAGGAGACGCTGGCAGCTTCCACTGTGGTGACGGTGAAATAA
- a CDS encoding LysR family transcriptional regulator, with translation MQMTLRQIEAFLMVADMRSFTAAGTALHITQSAVSNLIKELEGQVGVPLFDRTSRFVSLSPDGREFYGLAQKAFHEFLLMEKYAGDLCSLRAGRVRIVGAPLIACTLLPLLLAHFTRAQPNIRVELVDQPMAQVQSSIQQGDAEVGFGPARHPEAGITAQHFFSTPVSMLSRPDHPLAGRKSTWAEVKKVPIVAVGRESVGYIAADVGPQPPFLIGHVVNQMPTAFALAAAGCGVALAGRFSLLLARGYGLTATLLHEPVLQRKMLMYTPALRKLSDAARAFVSFAKAFVRAHDPNTLDSDSIVALAPAPDANADGLDR, from the coding sequence ATGCAAATGACTTTGCGCCAGATTGAGGCTTTTCTCATGGTGGCTGACATGCGCAGTTTTACTGCTGCGGGAACAGCGCTTCATATCACCCAGAGCGCGGTCAGCAATCTCATCAAGGAGCTGGAAGGACAGGTGGGAGTGCCGCTTTTTGACAGAACGTCACGTTTTGTCTCCCTGTCGCCAGATGGCCGGGAATTTTACGGGCTGGCCCAAAAGGCCTTTCATGAATTTCTGCTGATGGAAAAATATGCGGGCGACCTCTGCAGCCTGCGCGCCGGGCGCGTGCGCATCGTGGGCGCGCCGCTTATTGCCTGCACCTTGCTGCCGCTGCTGCTGGCGCACTTCACACGGGCGCAGCCCAATATCCGCGTGGAGCTGGTGGACCAGCCCATGGCGCAGGTGCAGTCAAGCATACAGCAGGGAGATGCCGAAGTAGGCTTTGGCCCGGCCCGCCATCCGGAAGCAGGAATAACCGCGCAGCATTTCTTTTCCACGCCGGTGAGCATGCTCTCGCGGCCTGACCACCCCCTGGCTGGCCGCAAGAGCACCTGGGCCGAGGTCAAAAAAGTGCCTATCGTCGCTGTGGGCAGGGAATCCGTCGGGTATATCGCAGCGGACGTGGGGCCGCAGCCGCCTTTTCTCATCGGCCATGTGGTCAACCAGATGCCCACGGCTTTTGCCCTTGCCGCTGCGGGCTGCGGTGTGGCTCTTGCCGGGCGCTTTTCACTGCTGCTGGCCCGGGGGTACGGGCTTACGGCCACCCTGCTGCACGAACCAGTTTTACAGCGCAAAATGCTGATGTACACTCCCGCGCTTCGCAAGCTTTCTGACGCGGCGCGGGCCTTTGTCAGCTTTGCCAAGGCCTTTGTGCGCGCCCACGACCCCAACACCCTGGATTCCGACAGCATTGTCGCCCTGGCTCCCGCACCGGATGCCAACGCGGACGGCCTCGACCGTTAG
- a CDS encoding BPL-N domain-containing protein: protein MHAAQPICILWDSSHIWGLMAWRAVRAMGLPCRLVKGQEIAQGILLGKPQRFHASGEAQQVAATDKNAADRAALLLVPGGNARLKAAGLGEAGRAAVRQWMHAGGNYLGFCGGAGLALSHAAPTEGLGICPWSRAGYPERLHHLISGHARVRMREGDEFSFCPPARGAAEGAGGADGKGRPADGPAGGVRSPNDAGGAQANPRTAGDAARQRRASAAATAEKSGQCPSPRQSLPQQDAPGGPSLPVWWPGRFAAEDNTPVRVLAAYDAPDADFWLADLPLQSVPPYIFDQWQALYGVNLSADFLKGQPLVVSGDYGQGHYVLSYSHLETPHSPDANAWLAQLLHQLTGLAPSRADVPLWQLRHPCHAWPEDSGPLLAALRHMRGLLDLAVEHHLFFARTHWLWGWRAGLPGAACNNLHAALCTAASLAPSPAALAYWREVEPHFSKLADLFAAGAEGYFLACRLAETLHPTLPDAVDRRGLDNQRQALFGHPMSGGGLMEELLDITEELIFLSQDAIPCDLR from the coding sequence ATGCATGCTGCTCAGCCAATCTGTATTTTATGGGATTCGTCCCACATCTGGGGCCTCATGGCCTGGCGCGCTGTGCGCGCCATGGGACTGCCCTGCCGCCTGGTTAAGGGTCAAGAGATAGCTCAAGGCATCCTTTTAGGCAAGCCGCAGCGTTTTCACGCTTCCGGCGAGGCCCAACAGGTTGCCGCCACAGACAAAAATGCGGCAGACCGCGCCGCCCTGCTGCTGGTTCCCGGCGGCAACGCCCGCCTCAAGGCGGCCGGACTGGGTGAAGCGGGAAGGGCCGCCGTGCGCCAGTGGATGCACGCTGGCGGCAACTATCTGGGCTTCTGCGGCGGGGCCGGACTGGCCCTGAGCCATGCCGCGCCCACGGAGGGGCTGGGCATCTGCCCCTGGTCGCGCGCCGGATACCCCGAAAGACTGCACCACCTTATTTCCGGCCATGCGCGTGTGCGCATGCGTGAGGGCGACGAATTTTCCTTTTGCCCGCCAGCGCGCGGCGCGGCGGAAGGCGCGGGCGGTGCGGACGGCAAGGGCCGCCCGGCGGATGGCCCCGCAGGCGGCGTGCGCAGCCCAAATGACGCAGGCGGCGCACAGGCGAACCCCCGTACAGCGGGCGACGCTGCACGTCAGCGCCGCGCCAGTGCGGCGGCCACAGCCGAAAAATCCGGCCAATGCCCAAGCCCGCGCCAGAGCCTGCCGCAGCAGGACGCCCCCGGCGGCCCCAGCCTGCCCGTATGGTGGCCGGGACGCTTTGCCGCCGAAGACAACACGCCCGTGCGCGTTCTGGCGGCCTACGACGCGCCCGACGCCGATTTCTGGCTGGCCGATCTGCCCTTGCAGAGCGTGCCGCCCTACATATTCGACCAGTGGCAGGCGCTGTACGGCGTCAACCTGTCGGCGGACTTTCTCAAGGGCCAGCCCCTTGTGGTCAGCGGCGACTACGGCCAGGGCCACTATGTGCTGAGCTATTCCCATCTGGAGACCCCGCACAGCCCGGACGCCAACGCATGGCTGGCCCAACTGCTGCACCAGCTTACCGGGCTTGCGCCGTCCCGCGCCGACGTGCCCCTGTGGCAGTTGCGCCATCCCTGCCACGCCTGGCCGGAAGACAGCGGCCCGCTGCTGGCGGCCCTGCGCCACATGCGCGGCCTGCTGGACCTGGCCGTCGAGCACCATCTCTTTTTTGCCCGCACCCACTGGCTGTGGGGCTGGCGCGCGGGCCTGCCCGGCGCTGCCTGCAACAATCTGCACGCGGCCCTGTGCACGGCTGCCAGCCTTGCGCCCTCGCCCGCCGCTCTGGCCTACTGGCGGGAAGTGGAGCCGCACTTCAGCAAATTGGCCGATCTGTTCGCCGCCGGGGCCGAAGGCTATTTTCTGGCCTGCCGACTTGCCGAAACCCTCCATCCCACACTGCCGGACGCCGTGGACAGACGCGGTCTGGACAACCAGCGGCAGGCGCTTTTCGGCCATCCCATGAGCGGCGGCGGATTGATGGAAGAACTGCTGGACATCACGGAAGAACTGATTTTTCTGTCGCAGGACGCGATCCCGTGCGACCTCCGCTAG
- a CDS encoding DUF190 domain-containing protein, with protein MHGYQLTFFTQQNRLHGALTIAEWLTAEAKKLGISGVTVTAAQSGYGRDGKLHSAHFFELAEQPVEVTMAVAAEKSDLLFANIAAERLKIFYVKTPIEFGVTGEE; from the coding sequence ATGCACGGCTACCAATTGACGTTTTTCACGCAGCAAAACCGCCTTCACGGCGCGCTCACCATTGCCGAATGGCTTACTGCAGAAGCCAAAAAACTTGGCATCAGCGGCGTAACCGTAACCGCAGCGCAAAGCGGCTATGGCCGCGACGGCAAATTGCATTCCGCCCACTTTTTCGAACTTGCCGAGCAGCCTGTGGAAGTCACAATGGCTGTCGCCGCCGAAAAATCAGACCTGCTCTTTGCAAACATTGCCGCAGAGCGCCTCAAGATTTTTTATGTGAAGACGCCCATTGAATTCGGCGTAACCGGTGAAGAATAG